Proteins encoded in a region of the Pseudomonas sp. GOM7 genome:
- a CDS encoding carbonic anhydrase, which yields MPYKHQVIPLQTHEGNETAEQALRNIVDGFKRFRTEVFPQQEELFKKLATAQNPRAMFITCADSRVVPELITQSSPGDLFVNRNVGNVVPAYGQMMGGVSTAIEYAVLALGVQHIVVCGHSDCGAMKAVLNPQSLESMPTVKAWLRHAEVARTVVAENCNCSDDKEALAILTEENVVAQLNHLCTHPSVAAKLARGQLFIHGWVYDIETSQIKAYDAELGSFLPLDGDQVPMATPRARFAQS from the coding sequence ATGCCCTACAAACACCAGGTGATTCCGCTGCAGACCCACGAGGGCAACGAAACCGCCGAACAAGCGCTGCGAAATATCGTCGATGGCTTCAAACGCTTTCGCACCGAGGTGTTTCCCCAGCAGGAAGAGCTATTCAAGAAGCTCGCCACCGCGCAGAACCCACGCGCCATGTTCATCACCTGCGCCGACTCGCGTGTGGTGCCGGAGCTGATCACCCAGAGCTCGCCGGGCGACCTGTTCGTCAACCGCAACGTGGGTAACGTGGTGCCGGCCTATGGGCAGATGATGGGCGGCGTTTCCACCGCCATCGAATACGCGGTGCTGGCCCTGGGCGTGCAGCATATCGTCGTTTGCGGCCACTCCGACTGTGGCGCGATGAAGGCGGTGCTCAACCCGCAGTCGCTGGAAAGCATGCCCACGGTCAAGGCCTGGCTGCGCCATGCCGAAGTAGCTCGCACCGTGGTGGCGGAAAACTGCAACTGCAGCGACGACAAGGAAGCCCTGGCCATCCTCACCGAAGAGAACGTGGTGGCCCAGCTCAACCACCTGTGCACCCACCCCTCGGTGGCGGCCAAACTGGCACGCGGCCAACTTTTCATCCACGGCTGGGTGTATGACATCGAAACCAGCCAGATCAAGGCCTATGACGCCGAGCTGGGCAGCTTCCTGCCACTCGATGGCGACCAGGTGCCGATGGCCACGCCACGCGCACGCTTCGCGCAAAGCTGA
- a CDS encoding acetyl-CoA carboxylase biotin carboxylase subunit, with product MIRKILIANRGEIAVRIVRACAEMGIRSVAIYSEADRHALHVKRADEAHSIGDDPLAGYLNPRKLVNLAVETGCDALHPGYGFLSENAELAEICAERGIKFIGPSAEVIRRMGDKTEARRSMMAAGVPCTPGTEGNVADLAEALREAERIGYPVMLKATSGGGGRGIRRCNSRAELEQAYPRVISEATKAFGSAEVFLEKCIVNPKHIEAQILADSHGNTVHLYERDCSIQRRNQKLIEIAPSPQLTPEQRAYIGDLAVRAAQAVGYENAGTVEFLLAEGEVYFMEMNTRVQVEHTITEEITGIDIVREQIRIASGLALSVKQEDIIHRGYALQFRINAEDPKNNFLPSFGKITRYYAPGGPGVRTDTAIYTGYTIPPYYDSMCLKLIVWALTWEEAMDRGLRALDDMRVQGVRTTAPYYQEILRNPEFRSGQFNTSFVESHPELTQYSIKRNPSHLAIAIATAIAAHAGL from the coding sequence GTGATAAGAAAAATATTGATCGCCAACCGTGGTGAGATTGCCGTCCGCATTGTGCGGGCCTGTGCCGAAATGGGCATCCGCTCGGTGGCCATCTATTCCGAGGCGGATCGCCATGCGCTGCACGTCAAGCGTGCCGACGAGGCGCACAGCATCGGTGATGATCCGCTGGCCGGCTACCTGAACCCGCGCAAACTGGTCAATCTGGCGGTGGAAACCGGCTGCGATGCACTGCACCCGGGTTATGGCTTCCTCTCGGAAAACGCCGAACTGGCCGAGATCTGCGCCGAGCGTGGGATCAAGTTCATCGGCCCGAGCGCGGAAGTGATCCGCCGCATGGGCGACAAGACCGAAGCCCGTCGCAGCATGATGGCCGCTGGCGTGCCCTGCACCCCTGGCACCGAAGGCAACGTCGCTGACCTGGCCGAAGCCTTGCGCGAAGCCGAGCGCATCGGCTACCCGGTGATGCTCAAGGCCACCTCCGGCGGCGGTGGTCGCGGCATCCGCCGCTGCAACTCGCGCGCCGAGCTGGAGCAGGCCTACCCACGGGTGATCTCCGAGGCCACCAAGGCCTTCGGCAGCGCGGAGGTCTTCCTGGAAAAGTGCATCGTCAATCCCAAGCACATCGAGGCGCAGATCCTCGCCGACAGCCATGGCAACACCGTGCACCTGTACGAGCGCGACTGTTCCATCCAGCGCCGCAACCAGAAGCTCATCGAGATCGCCCCGAGCCCGCAGCTCACCCCCGAACAGCGCGCCTACATCGGCGATCTGGCGGTGCGCGCCGCGCAGGCCGTGGGCTACGAGAACGCCGGCACCGTGGAGTTCCTGCTCGCCGAAGGCGAGGTGTATTTCATGGAGATGAACACCCGGGTGCAGGTGGAGCACACCATCACCGAGGAAATCACCGGCATCGACATCGTGCGTGAGCAGATCCGCATTGCCTCGGGCCTGGCTTTGTCGGTGAAGCAGGAAGACATCATCCACCGGGGTTATGCCCTGCAGTTCCGCATCAATGCCGAGGATCCGAAGAACAACTTCCTGCCCTCGTTCGGCAAGATCACCCGTTACTACGCGCCCGGTGGCCCTGGCGTTCGCACTGATACCGCGATCTACACCGGCTACACCATTCCGCCGTACTACGACTCGATGTGCCTGAAGCTGATCGTCTGGGCGCTGACCTGGGAAGAGGCGATGGATCGTGGCCTGCGCGCGTTGGATGACATGCGCGTGCAGGGCGTGCGCACCACCGCGCCCTATTACCAGGAAATCCTGCGCAACCCGGAATTCCGTAGCGGCCAGTTCAACACCAGCTTCGTCGAGAGCCACCCGGAACTGACCCAGTACTCGATCAAGCGCAACCCGTCGCACCTGGCCATCGCCATCGCCACCGCCATCGCTGCCCACGCAGGCTTATGA
- the zwf gene encoding glucose-6-phosphate dehydrogenase: protein MLVFGGTGDLALHKLLPALYHLHRDGRLHRDTRILALARTAHTRESYQALAERHCRAQVARSDFDSDTWSHFAARLDYFAMDAAQRAELSRLARRLGSDERVRVYYLATAPSLFEDIASHLANAGLAGPLSRIVLEKPIGHSLESARAINAAIGAVFDESRVFRIDHYLGKETVQNLMALRFANALFEPVWRAGHIDHIQISVCETLGVENRGGYYDQAGAMRDMVQNHLLQLLCLVAMEAPVRFDAESVRNEKVKILEALKPISGLDVQDKTVRGQYTAGKIGGQDVPAYYFEKNVDNDSDTETFVAVQVEIDNWRWAGVPFYLRTGKRLARKTSEILIQFKPVPHRLFAEGQANQLLIRLQPEERISLQLMAKHPGKGMHLNPVELDLNLANAFNKQRRWDAYERLLLDVIEGDSTLFMRRDEVEAAWSWVDPILQGWHQHYQSPRPYPAGSDGPEQLQHLLERYGRHWAE, encoded by the coding sequence ATGCTGGTTTTCGGTGGCACAGGCGATCTGGCCTTGCACAAGCTGCTGCCCGCGCTTTACCACCTGCACCGTGATGGCCGCCTGCACCGCGACACCCGCATCCTCGCCTTGGCCCGCACGGCCCACACCCGCGAGAGCTACCAGGCCCTGGCCGAGCGCCACTGCCGCGCCCAGGTGGCGCGCAGTGACTTCGACAGCGACACCTGGAGCCACTTCGCCGCGCGCCTGGACTATTTCGCCATGGACGCGGCGCAGCGCGCCGAGCTCTCGCGCCTGGCCCGCCGCCTGGGCAGCGACGAGCGCGTGCGCGTCTACTACCTGGCCACCGCGCCCAGCCTGTTCGAGGACATCGCCTCGCACCTGGCCAATGCCGGCCTGGCCGGCCCGCTGTCGCGAATCGTGCTGGAAAAACCCATCGGCCATTCGCTGGAGTCGGCCCGCGCCATCAACGCGGCGATCGGCGCCGTGTTCGACGAGTCGCGGGTGTTCCGCATCGACCACTACCTGGGCAAGGAAACCGTGCAGAACCTCATGGCGCTGCGCTTCGCCAATGCCCTGTTCGAGCCGGTGTGGCGTGCCGGGCATATCGACCACATCCAGATCAGCGTCTGCGAAACCCTTGGCGTGGAGAATCGCGGTGGCTACTACGACCAGGCCGGGGCCATGCGTGACATGGTGCAGAACCACCTGCTGCAACTGCTCTGCCTGGTGGCCATGGAGGCGCCAGTGCGTTTCGACGCCGAGTCCGTGCGCAACGAGAAGGTGAAGATTCTCGAAGCCCTCAAGCCCATCAGCGGCCTCGACGTGCAGGACAAGACCGTGCGCGGCCAGTACACCGCCGGCAAGATCGGCGGCCAGGACGTGCCGGCCTACTACTTCGAGAAGAACGTCGACAACGACAGCGACACCGAAACCTTCGTCGCCGTGCAGGTGGAGATCGACAACTGGCGCTGGGCCGGCGTGCCCTTCTACCTGCGCACCGGCAAGCGCCTGGCACGCAAGACCTCGGAAATCCTCATCCAGTTCAAGCCCGTGCCACACCGCCTGTTCGCCGAGGGCCAGGCCAACCAGCTACTGATCCGCCTGCAACCGGAAGAACGCATCAGCCTGCAATTGATGGCCAAGCACCCCGGCAAGGGCATGCACCTGAACCCGGTGGAGCTGGATCTCAATCTGGCCAACGCCTTCAACAAGCAGCGCCGCTGGGATGCCTACGAGCGCCTGCTGCTCGACGTCATTGAAGGCGACTCGACCCTGTTCATGCGCCGCGACGAAGTGGAGGCCGCCTGGAGCTGGGTCGACCCCATCCTGCAAGGCTGGCATCAACACTACCAGAGCCCACGCCCTTACCCGGCTGGCAGCGACGGCCCGGAGCAGTTGCAACACCTGCTGGAACGCTACGGACGGCACTGGGCCGAGTGA
- a CDS encoding LysR family transcriptional regulator — translation MRKTLLRMTLRQLQVFRAVCEHGSYSRAADEMALTQPAVSLQIRQLEELVGQPLFEYVGKKLYLTEAAEALRRASSDIFGRLESLDMQLSDLQGSLQGQLNLCVESSAKYFVPHLFAEFRRHYPEVSLNLTVVNHALVVRRLTLSRDDLMIMSQVPQDMALDFMPFLDNPIIAVAPPDHPLCEREALLLQDLTAYPLLIRENGSGTRRACEEYCHQKRAHFPQTLEIGSLESQREAVLAGLGLALLPRHAVRLELQHGSLRELPVAELPLHRSWCVVNIRGRRLSPVAQAFVDFIRSERAAIVRLGERFQHSSP, via the coding sequence GTGCGTAAAACCCTGCTGCGCATGACCCTGCGCCAGCTTCAGGTGTTCCGGGCCGTGTGCGAACACGGCTCCTACAGCCGCGCCGCCGACGAGATGGCCCTGACCCAGCCGGCCGTGAGCCTGCAGATTCGCCAACTGGAGGAACTGGTCGGCCAGCCGCTGTTCGAGTACGTCGGCAAGAAGCTCTACCTGACCGAGGCCGCCGAGGCGCTACGCCGCGCCAGCAGCGATATCTTCGGCCGCCTGGAAAGCCTGGACATGCAGCTATCGGATCTGCAGGGCTCGTTGCAGGGCCAGCTCAACCTGTGCGTGGAATCCAGCGCGAAGTATTTCGTACCGCACCTGTTCGCCGAATTTCGCCGCCATTACCCGGAAGTCAGCCTCAACCTCACAGTGGTCAACCACGCCCTGGTGGTGCGCCGCCTGACCCTCAGTCGCGACGATCTGATGATCATGAGCCAGGTGCCACAGGACATGGCGCTGGACTTCATGCCATTTCTCGACAACCCCATCATCGCCGTGGCGCCGCCGGATCATCCGCTGTGCGAGCGCGAAGCCCTGCTCCTGCAGGACCTGACAGCCTACCCGCTGCTGATCCGCGAAAACGGTTCGGGCACCCGCCGCGCCTGCGAGGAATATTGCCACCAGAAGCGCGCGCACTTTCCACAGACGCTGGAGATCGGCTCGCTGGAATCACAGCGCGAGGCCGTACTGGCCGGCCTCGGCCTGGCACTGCTGCCGCGCCATGCGGTACGCCTGGAGCTACAGCACGGCTCGCTACGCGAGCTGCCGGTCGCCGAACTGCCACTGCATCGCAGCTGGTGCGTGGTGAATATCCGCGGCCGACGGCTGTCGCCGGTGGCGCAAGCCTTCGTCGACTTCATCCGCAGCGAACGGGCCGCCATCGTGCGGCTGGGGGAGCGCTTTCAGCACAGCAGCCCGTAG
- the oadA gene encoding sodium-extruding oxaloacetate decarboxylase subunit alpha, which produces MKTTRRITVTDTVLRDAHQSLLATRMRTEDMLPICDKLDRVGYWSLEVWGGATFDACVRFLKEDPWERLRKLKAALPNTRLQMLLRGQNLLGYRHYSDDVVKAFVAKAAVNGIDVFRIFDAMNDVRNLRVAIEAVKAAGKHAQGTIAYTTSPVHTNEAFVAQAKAMQAMGIDSIAIKDMAGLLTPYATFELVKALKSEVDLPVFIHSHDTAGLGSMCQLKAIEAGADHIDTAISSLAWGTSHPGTESMVAALKGSQYDTGLDLELIQEIGMYFHAVRKKYHQFESEFTGVDTRVQVNQVPGGMISNLANQLKEQGALNRMNEVLEEIPRVRADLGFPPLVTPTSQIVGTQAFFNVLAGERYKTITNEVKLYLQGRYGKAPGKVDEQLRKQAIGSEEVIDVRPADLLKPELARLREEIGSLARSEEDVLTFAMFPDIGRKFLEEREAGTLKPEVLLPMPNGQGPAPVGGEGVPTEFVVDVHGESYRVDITGVGVKGDGKRHFYLSIDGMPEEVVFEPLNDFVAGSGGKRKQAGEPGDVSTTMPGNIVDVLVKEGDTVKAGQAVLITEAMKMETEVQAPIAGKVKAVHVAKGDRVNPGEVLVEIEG; this is translated from the coding sequence ATGAAGACGACTCGTCGTATCACTGTTACCGATACCGTCCTGCGCGATGCTCACCAGTCGCTGCTGGCCACGCGCATGCGCACCGAAGACATGCTGCCGATCTGCGACAAGCTCGACCGCGTCGGCTACTGGTCGCTGGAGGTCTGGGGGGGCGCTACCTTCGACGCCTGCGTGCGCTTCCTCAAGGAAGACCCCTGGGAGCGCCTGCGCAAGCTCAAAGCCGCGCTGCCCAACACCCGCCTGCAGATGCTTTTGCGCGGGCAGAACCTGCTCGGCTATCGCCACTACAGCGATGACGTGGTCAAGGCCTTCGTCGCCAAGGCGGCGGTCAACGGCATCGACGTGTTCCGCATCTTCGACGCGATGAACGACGTGCGTAACCTGCGCGTGGCCATCGAGGCGGTCAAGGCCGCTGGCAAGCATGCTCAGGGCACCATCGCCTACACCACCAGCCCGGTACACACCAACGAGGCCTTCGTTGCCCAGGCCAAGGCCATGCAGGCCATGGGCATCGACTCCATCGCCATCAAGGACATGGCTGGTCTGCTCACGCCCTATGCCACCTTCGAGCTGGTCAAGGCGCTGAAGAGCGAAGTCGACCTGCCGGTGTTCATCCACAGCCACGACACCGCAGGTCTGGGCTCCATGTGCCAGCTCAAGGCCATCGAAGCCGGTGCCGACCATATCGACACCGCCATTTCCAGCCTGGCCTGGGGCACCAGCCACCCGGGCACCGAGTCGATGGTCGCCGCGCTCAAGGGCAGCCAGTACGACACCGGCCTGGATCTGGAGCTGATCCAGGAAATCGGCATGTACTTCCATGCCGTGCGCAAGAAGTACCACCAGTTCGAGAGCGAATTCACCGGCGTGGATACCCGCGTGCAGGTCAACCAGGTGCCGGGCGGGATGATTTCCAACCTGGCCAACCAGCTCAAGGAGCAGGGCGCGCTGAACCGCATGAACGAAGTGCTGGAAGAGATTCCGCGCGTGCGTGCCGACCTCGGCTTCCCGCCGCTGGTAACCCCGACCTCGCAGATCGTCGGTACCCAGGCGTTCTTCAACGTGCTGGCCGGCGAACGCTACAAGACCATCACCAACGAGGTGAAGCTGTACCTGCAGGGCCGCTACGGCAAGGCCCCGGGCAAGGTGGACGAGCAACTGCGCAAGCAGGCCATCGGCAGCGAGGAAGTGATCGACGTGCGCCCGGCCGACCTGCTCAAGCCCGAGCTGGCGCGCCTGCGTGAAGAGATCGGCAGTCTGGCCAGATCCGAAGAGGACGTGCTGACCTTCGCCATGTTCCCCGACATCGGGCGCAAGTTCCTCGAAGAGCGCGAGGCCGGCACCCTCAAGCCGGAAGTGCTGCTGCCCATGCCCAATGGCCAGGGCCCGGCGCCGGTCGGCGGCGAGGGCGTGCCGACCGAGTTCGTGGTCGATGTGCACGGCGAAAGCTACCGCGTGGACATCACCGGCGTGGGCGTCAAGGGTGACGGCAAGCGCCACTTCTACCTATCCATCGATGGCATGCCGGAAGAGGTGGTGTTCGAGCCGCTCAATGATTTCGTCGCCGGCAGCGGCGGCAAGCGCAAGCAGGCCGGCGAGCCGGGTGACGTGTCCACCACCATGCCCGGCAACATCGTCGATGTGCTGGTCAAGGAGGGTGACACGGTCAAGGCCGGCCAGGCGGTGCTGATCACCGAAGCGATGAAGATGGAAACCGAAGTGCAGGCGCCGATTGCCGGCAAGGTCAAGGCCGTTCACGTGGCCAAGGGCGACCGCGTCAATCCGGGCGAAGTGCTGGTGGAAATCGAAGGTTAA
- a CDS encoding PA3496 family putative envelope integrity protein, protein MPRIFDDALLAVQPDAKTRRKLQDQRRMAYRRAIETYAEQCRLQRELADFPDLIPGGYLVDGQRSAA, encoded by the coding sequence ATGCCTCGTATCTTCGATGACGCGCTGTTGGCCGTCCAGCCTGATGCCAAGACCCGTCGCAAACTGCAGGATCAACGGCGCATGGCCTATCGCCGGGCCATCGAGACCTACGCCGAGCAGTGCCGCTTGCAGCGTGAGTTGGCCGATTTCCCCGACCTGATTCCGGGCGGTTATCTGGTCGATGGGCAGCGTAGCGCGGCTTGA
- the hexR gene encoding transcriptional regulator HexR, which translates to MNLLQHIAQSRHLLRKSELKVADHVLLDPASVMHSSMAELAHSVGISEPTIVRFCRAIGCSGFQDLKLKLAQSLAAGASFGQFAIHEDDSVADFSLKIFDTTLHTLMEVREKLDPEALQRAISACSNAQRVEFYGFGASGAVAADAQHKFFRLLLNAAAYSDPHMQAMSAVTLQPGDVAVCISQSGRSKDLLITANLVRESGANLITLCPSQTPLAELATVNLAIDVQEDTEIYTPLTSRIAHLVVIDVLAMGVAMARGPSLVNHLKSVKRSLRSLRLSPKSIKAAED; encoded by the coding sequence GTGAATCTGTTGCAACACATCGCCCAGTCGCGCCACCTGCTGCGCAAGTCCGAGCTCAAGGTGGCCGACCATGTCCTGCTCGATCCTGCATCGGTGATGCACAGCTCCATGGCCGAGCTGGCGCACAGCGTCGGCATCAGCGAGCCGACCATCGTGCGTTTCTGCCGGGCCATCGGTTGCAGTGGTTTCCAGGATCTCAAGCTGAAGCTGGCACAGAGCCTGGCCGCTGGTGCCAGTTTCGGCCAGTTCGCCATTCATGAGGACGACTCGGTCGCCGATTTCAGCCTGAAGATCTTTGACACGACCCTGCACACCCTGATGGAGGTGCGCGAGAAACTCGACCCCGAGGCGCTGCAGCGCGCCATCTCCGCCTGCTCCAATGCGCAGCGTGTGGAGTTCTATGGCTTCGGGGCCTCCGGTGCGGTGGCGGCCGATGCCCAGCACAAGTTCTTCCGCCTGCTGCTCAATGCGGCGGCCTATTCCGACCCGCACATGCAGGCAATGAGCGCCGTGACCCTGCAGCCGGGCGACGTGGCGGTGTGCATATCCCAGTCCGGGCGCTCCAAGGATCTGCTGATCACCGCCAACCTGGTGCGTGAGTCCGGTGCCAATCTGATCACCCTGTGCCCGAGTCAGACGCCATTGGCCGAGCTGGCCACGGTCAACCTGGCGATCGACGTGCAGGAAGACACCGAGATCTACACCCCGCTGACCTCGCGCATCGCCCACCTGGTGGTGATCGACGTGCTGGCCATGGGCGTGGCCATGGCGCGCGGGCCGAGCCTGGTCAACCACCTCAAGAGCGTCAAGCGCAGCCTGCGCAGCCTGCGGCTGTCACCCAAGTCGATCAAGGCGGCCGAGGACTGA
- the tssI gene encoding type VI secretion system Vgr family protein encodes MFAPANQTHFSLSIEGGEHDLQVLEFSGREAISQPYAFRVELISERPDLDLESLLHQRAFLAFDQHGAGIHGLIHRIAQGESGQRMTRYHLTLVPQLAYLAHRTNQRIFQHLTVEKIISQVLEEHGIQADAYQFQLGSLYPEREYCVQYDETDLHFVQRLCEEEGIHYHFRHSTEGHVLTFGDDQTPFPRLAPLAYQQDTGLVADDPVIKHFGARVETRTSQVTRRDYDFEKPRLQLEAKADGEAQPKLEDYDYPGRYTDRERGRHLAKRALERHRHDFELAEGDGDSPTLVSGHFLELTEHPRSEWNQLWLLTEVQHEGKQPQVLEESVTSDTQPADGFTQGYRNRFTATPWDVPFRPLLAHPKPRLLGSQSAVVTGPAGEEIHCDQYGRVKVQFFWDREGQADDKTSCWLRVSSSWAGDRYGAITIPRIGMEVLVTFLEGDPDQPLVTGCLYHAEHVVPYDLPANKTRSVFKTLSSPGGGGYNELRIEDRKGAEQIYVHAQRDWDENIEHDQKIRVGNERHDTVEANTYSHFKAEEHRTTHADRKTEIKANDHLSVGDSQHIKLGNGQFIEAGQEIHLSSGLKVVLEAGSELTLKGGGSFIKLDGGGVTLVGPVIKINSGGAPGNGSGAAPIPPVLPKPADTAPVGEKTGTAIQNLPLPREKGSTGPQQLIVDVWGDPEQGGQVELLDPEEDA; translated from the coding sequence ATGTTCGCCCCGGCCAATCAGACCCATTTCAGCCTGAGCATCGAAGGGGGCGAGCACGACCTGCAGGTGCTCGAATTCAGCGGGCGCGAAGCCATCAGTCAGCCTTACGCCTTCCGCGTGGAGCTGATCAGCGAACGCCCCGACCTCGACCTGGAAAGCCTGCTGCACCAGCGCGCCTTTCTCGCCTTCGATCAGCACGGCGCCGGCATCCACGGCCTTATCCACCGCATCGCTCAGGGTGAGTCCGGCCAGCGCATGACGCGCTACCACCTGACCCTGGTGCCGCAACTGGCCTACCTGGCCCACCGCACCAACCAACGCATCTTCCAGCACCTGACGGTGGAGAAGATCATCAGCCAGGTGCTCGAAGAACACGGCATCCAGGCCGACGCTTATCAATTCCAGCTCGGTTCGCTCTACCCCGAGCGCGAGTACTGCGTGCAGTACGACGAGACGGATCTGCACTTCGTCCAGCGCCTGTGCGAAGAGGAAGGCATTCATTACCACTTCCGCCACAGCACCGAGGGGCATGTGCTGACCTTCGGCGATGACCAGACGCCGTTCCCGCGCCTGGCGCCGCTGGCCTACCAGCAGGACACCGGCCTGGTGGCCGACGACCCGGTGATCAAGCACTTCGGCGCCCGCGTGGAAACCCGCACCAGCCAGGTCACCCGCCGCGACTACGACTTCGAGAAGCCGCGCCTGCAACTGGAAGCCAAGGCCGACGGCGAGGCGCAACCGAAACTGGAAGACTACGACTATCCCGGTCGCTACACCGACCGCGAGCGTGGCCGCCATCTGGCCAAACGCGCCCTGGAGCGTCATCGCCACGACTTCGAGCTGGCCGAGGGCGACGGCGACTCGCCGACCCTGGTCAGCGGCCACTTCCTCGAACTGACCGAGCACCCGCGCAGCGAGTGGAACCAGCTCTGGCTGCTTACCGAAGTGCAACACGAAGGCAAGCAGCCGCAGGTGCTGGAAGAATCGGTGACCAGCGACACCCAGCCTGCCGACGGTTTCACCCAGGGCTACCGCAACCGCTTTACCGCCACGCCGTGGGACGTGCCCTTCCGCCCGCTGCTGGCCCACCCCAAGCCGCGCCTGCTTGGCAGCCAGAGCGCCGTGGTCACCGGCCCGGCCGGCGAAGAGATCCACTGCGACCAATATGGCCGCGTGAAAGTGCAATTCTTCTGGGATCGTGAAGGCCAGGCCGACGACAAGACCAGTTGCTGGCTGCGCGTCAGCTCTAGCTGGGCCGGTGACCGCTATGGCGCCATCACCATCCCGCGCATCGGTATGGAAGTGCTGGTCACCTTCCTCGAAGGCGACCCCGACCAGCCGCTGGTCACCGGCTGCCTGTACCACGCCGAACACGTGGTGCCCTACGACCTGCCGGCGAACAAGACCCGCAGCGTGTTCAAGACCCTCAGCAGCCCTGGGGGCGGTGGCTACAACGAACTGCGCATCGAAGACCGCAAGGGCGCCGAACAGATCTACGTCCACGCCCAGCGCGACTGGGACGAAAACATCGAGCATGACCAGAAGATCCGCGTCGGTAACGAGCGCCACGACACCGTCGAAGCCAATACCTATAGCCATTTCAAGGCCGAAGAACACCGCACCACCCACGCCGACCGCAAGACCGAGATCAAGGCCAACGACCACCTCAGCGTCGGCGACAGCCAGCACATCAAGCTCGGCAACGGCCAGTTCATCGAAGCCGGCCAGGAAATCCACCTCTCCAGCGGCCTGAAAGTGGTGCTCGAAGCCGGCAGCGAACTGACCCTCAAGGGCGGCGGCAGCTTCATCAAACTCGACGGCGGCGGCGTGACCCTGGTGGGGCCGGTGATCAAGATCAACTCCGGCGGCGCGCCGGGCAATGGCTCGGGGGCGGCGCCGATACCACCTGTATTGCCCAAACCGGCGGATACCGCGCCAGTGGGTGAGAAAACCGGCACCGCCATCCAAAACCTGCCGCTTCCCAGGGAAAAGGGAAGCACGGGGCCGCAACAATTGATCGTGGATGTCTGGGGTGACCCGGAGCAAGGTGGGCAAGTTGAATTGCTCGACCCGGAGGAGGACGCATGA
- a CDS encoding Hcp family type VI secretion system effector: protein MPTPAYLSLEGTKQGLITAGTFTEDSVGNIFQEGHEDQILVQAYNHQVIIPRDPQSGQPTGQRVHKPLMITKVFDKSSPLIFNALTSGERLNKCRLEWYRTSSTGTQEHYFTIELEDAVIVDVQSRMPNCQDPNMAHFTHLEDVYFTYRKIVWTHEVSGTSGSDDWRTPISA, encoded by the coding sequence ATGCCAACACCCGCGTATCTGTCCCTCGAAGGCACCAAACAAGGTCTGATCACCGCTGGCACCTTCACCGAGGACTCGGTCGGCAACATCTTCCAGGAAGGTCATGAAGACCAGATTCTGGTTCAGGCCTACAACCACCAGGTCATCATCCCGCGTGATCCGCAGTCCGGCCAACCCACCGGCCAGCGCGTACACAAGCCGCTGATGATCACCAAGGTCTTCGACAAGTCCTCGCCGCTGATCTTCAACGCCCTGACCTCCGGTGAGCGTCTGAACAAGTGCCGTCTGGAGTGGTACCGCACCTCCTCCACCGGTACCCAGGAGCACTACTTCACCATCGAACTGGAAGACGCCGTGATCGTCGACGTGCAGTCGCGCATGCCGAACTGCCAGGACCCGAACATGGCCCACTTCACTCACCTGGAAGACGTCTACTTCACCTACCGCAAGATCGTCTGGACCCACGAAGTCTCCGGCACTTCCGGCTCCGACGACTGGCGTACGCCGATCTCTGCCTAA